The proteins below come from a single Chryseobacterium capnotolerans genomic window:
- a CDS encoding immunity 51 family protein, which produces MDINHFKETIKPFSWVEHANSFSVCLDVGSYKQEIFDTRADEGFEGNGYDWGSLAQVFLDEKRPDLREYIRFDPEGGMFCAYSSEQNQLKDFILDFKQACEDETLIRDLFSRAELD; this is translated from the coding sequence ATGGACATTAATCACTTTAAGGAAACCATTAAACCCTTCTCTTGGGTAGAGCATGCCAACAGTTTTTCGGTATGTTTAGATGTGGGAAGTTATAAACAGGAAATCTTTGATACCAGGGCAGATGAAGGTTTTGAAGGAAATGGATACGACTGGGGTTCATTAGCTCAGGTTTTTCTGGATGAAAAAAGACCGGATTTAAGAGAATATATAAGATTTGATCCTGAGGGTGGGATGTTTTGTGCGTACTCGTCTGAACAAAATCAGCTAAAAGATTTTATTCTGGATTTTAAACAAGCGTGTGAAGATGAAACGCTGATAAGAGATTTGTTTTCAAGAGCAGAACTGGATTGA